The following proteins are encoded in a genomic region of Mycolicibacterium rutilum:
- a CDS encoding TadA family conjugal transfer-associated ATPase yields the protein MSSSLIDRVRERLAAESAPLRPTVVADAIRAESGGLLGDSDVLTGLRRLETELTGAGALEPLLSADGTTDVLVTAPDAVWVDDGDGLRRSEIRFADEEAVRRLAQRLALAAGRRLDEAQPWVDGQLTGLRPDGSTVRLHAVLPPIAAAGTCLSLRVLRPATQNLASLIAAGAIDTDAAALLDDIVAARLAFLITGGTGAGKTTLLAAILGAVPAEERIVCVEDAAELSPAHPHLVNLVARGANVEGAGEVTVRELVRQALRMRPDRLVVGEVRGAEVVDLLTALNTGHDGGAGTVHANSPDEVPARMEALAALGGLPRAALHSQLAAAVQVVIHVGRDRSGGRRLREIAVLTPGDDGIVRAATAWRSGTGFAGGAARLAELIGSRR from the coding sequence ATGAGCTCGTCGCTGATCGACCGGGTCCGCGAGCGGCTCGCCGCCGAGTCCGCGCCGCTGCGGCCCACGGTCGTCGCGGACGCGATCCGCGCGGAATCGGGCGGACTGCTCGGCGACAGCGATGTGCTGACCGGGCTGCGCCGGCTGGAGACGGAGCTGACCGGCGCGGGTGCGCTCGAGCCGCTGTTGTCCGCCGACGGCACCACCGACGTGCTCGTCACCGCACCGGACGCGGTGTGGGTGGACGACGGCGACGGTTTGCGCCGCAGCGAGATCCGGTTCGCCGACGAGGAGGCGGTGCGGCGGCTCGCGCAGCGGTTGGCGCTGGCGGCGGGCCGCCGGCTCGACGAGGCGCAGCCCTGGGTGGACGGCCAGTTGACCGGTCTGCGACCCGACGGGTCGACCGTGCGGCTGCACGCCGTGCTGCCGCCGATCGCGGCGGCCGGGACGTGCCTGTCACTGCGCGTGCTGCGACCGGCGACCCAGAACCTCGCTTCGCTGATCGCGGCGGGCGCCATCGACACCGACGCTGCGGCGCTGCTCGACGACATCGTCGCCGCGCGGCTCGCGTTCCTGATCACCGGCGGCACCGGCGCGGGCAAGACGACGCTGCTGGCCGCGATCCTCGGTGCGGTGCCCGCCGAGGAGCGCATCGTCTGTGTCGAGGACGCCGCCGAGCTGTCGCCCGCGCATCCGCATCTGGTGAACCTCGTCGCGCGCGGCGCCAACGTCGAGGGCGCCGGTGAGGTGACCGTGCGTGAACTCGTCCGGCAGGCGCTGCGGATGCGCCCGGACCGCCTCGTCGTCGGCGAGGTCCGCGGCGCGGAGGTGGTCGACCTGCTGACCGCGCTCAACACCGGCCACGACGGAGGCGCGGGCACTGTGCACGCCAACAGTCCCGACGAGGTGCCCGCCCGCATGGAGGCACTCGCCGCGCTGGGCGGCCTGCCACGCGCCGCGCTGCACAGCCAGCTGGCCGCGGCGGTGCAGGTGGTCATCCACGTGGGCCGGGACCGCTCGGGTGGTCGCCGACTGCGCGAGATCGCGGTGCTGACGCCGGGTGATGACGGCATCGTGCGCGCGGCGACGGCGTGGCGCTCCGGCACCGGATTCGCGGGCGGCGCCGCGCGATTGGCGGAGCTGATCGGGAGCCGACGGTGA
- a CDS encoding type II secretion system F family protein, translating to MTASALALALALLVAPGPPRHRLLAAGTPRRLAIPTTPCLIAGVLLLAVVAPIGLAVAAAIVAFTLDIGRRRRRARRAAADEAAALQSALDVLAGELRIGAHPVVAFDTAAGEVGGVVAASMRTVSARARMGADVVAGLRGAALSSAMPAHWERLAGCWQLADSHGLAIATLMRTAQRDIVARQRFSSQVAAGMAGARTTAAVLAGLPLLGIGLGELVGAEPVRFLLSDGMGQWLLVAGAALSCAGLAWSDRITGQVVK from the coding sequence GTGACCGCGTCTGCCTTGGCCCTCGCGTTGGCGCTTCTGGTGGCGCCGGGGCCGCCGCGGCACCGGCTCCTCGCGGCAGGAACGCCGCGCCGACTCGCCATCCCGACGACGCCCTGCCTGATCGCGGGGGTGCTGCTGCTGGCCGTTGTGGCGCCGATCGGGCTCGCGGTGGCCGCCGCGATCGTCGCGTTCACCCTCGACATCGGCAGACGTCGCCGGCGAGCGCGCCGCGCCGCGGCCGATGAGGCGGCCGCCCTGCAGTCCGCGCTGGACGTGCTCGCCGGCGAGCTGCGGATCGGCGCTCACCCCGTGGTTGCCTTCGACACCGCGGCCGGCGAGGTCGGCGGTGTCGTCGCGGCGTCGATGCGCACGGTCTCGGCGCGGGCTCGGATGGGCGCCGACGTCGTCGCGGGGCTGCGCGGTGCGGCGCTGTCCTCGGCGATGCCCGCGCACTGGGAGCGGCTCGCCGGGTGCTGGCAATTGGCGGATTCGCATGGTCTGGCGATCGCGACGCTGATGCGCACCGCTCAGCGCGACATCGTTGCCCGGCAGAGGTTTTCGAGCCAGGTTGCGGCGGGCATGGCCGGCGCGCGCACCACGGCGGCGGTGTTGGCGGGCCTGCCGCTGCTCGGGATCGGTCTCGGTGAGCTGGTCGGCGCGGAGCCGGTGCGCTTCCTGCTGTCCGACGGGATGGGACAGTGGCTGCTCGTCGCGGGCGCGGCCCTGTCCTGCGCCGGCCTCGCCTGGTCCGATCGCATCACCGGGCAGGTCGTCAAATGA
- a CDS encoding type II secretion system F family protein has product MSVAAMLLAVALLLGAPSSRLRLTAGRSASPRPEAPEPNDPLAFASSLDVFAACLQSGMAVSAAASATVPTAPPALVAVLGRAADLLALGSDPSTAWSTPTEVDRHVDALLRLARRSAASGTALAQGITELAERSRDEAADAARAAGERASVLIAGPLGLCYLPAFLCLGIVPVVAGLAGDVLRSGIV; this is encoded by the coding sequence ATGAGCGTCGCCGCAATGCTGTTGGCTGTCGCGCTGCTGCTGGGTGCACCGTCGTCGCGGCTGCGGCTGACAGCGGGGCGCTCGGCGAGCCCCCGGCCTGAGGCGCCGGAGCCGAATGACCCCTTGGCGTTCGCGTCGAGCCTCGACGTGTTCGCCGCGTGCCTGCAGTCCGGGATGGCGGTGTCGGCGGCGGCTTCCGCGACGGTGCCGACCGCGCCGCCTGCGCTCGTCGCGGTGCTGGGCCGGGCGGCGGACCTGCTCGCGCTCGGGTCGGACCCGTCGACCGCATGGTCGACGCCGACCGAGGTGGACCGGCATGTCGACGCGCTGCTGCGGCTTGCGCGCCGGTCGGCGGCGTCGGGAACGGCGTTGGCGCAGGGCATCACCGAACTCGCGGAGCGTTCCCGTGACGAGGCGGCCGATGCGGCGCGCGCCGCGGGGGAGCGCGCGTCGGTGTTGATCGCGGGCCCGTTGGGGCTGTGCTACCTGCCCGCGTTCCTGTGTCTGGGCATCGTGCCGGTGGTCGCCGGGCTGGCCGGGGACGTGTTGCGGTCGGGGATTGTGTGA
- a CDS encoding DUF4244 domain-containing protein, translating into MEIANQIRAVQVRLTLLMVEDDGMSTVEYAIGTIAAAAFGAILYTVVTGDSIVSALTNIISRALNTNV; encoded by the coding sequence ATGGAAATTGCCAACCAGATTCGAGCGGTGCAAGTGCGGTTGACCTTGCTGATGGTCGAAGACGACGGCATGTCGACGGTCGAGTACGCGATCGGCACCATCGCGGCCGCCGCGTTCGGCGCGATCCTGTACACCGTCGTCACCGGCGATTCGATCGTCAGCGCGCTGACCAACATCATCAGCCGTGCGCTCAACACCAACGTCTGA
- a CDS encoding TadE family type IV pilus minor pilin produces the protein MSGDRGAATVEAAFAIAALVAVLVLCAAGLTALSTHIRCVDAAREAARLAARGDDGVAVARTLAPDGAAVQLGRDGDYVVATVTARSPLPGLTIGARAVAALEPGGR, from the coding sequence CTGAGCGGTGACCGTGGCGCGGCCACCGTCGAGGCGGCATTCGCGATCGCGGCGCTGGTCGCCGTGCTGGTGCTGTGCGCCGCGGGGCTCACCGCGCTGTCCACGCACATCCGCTGCGTCGACGCGGCACGCGAGGCGGCCCGGCTGGCGGCCCGCGGCGACGACGGCGTCGCGGTGGCGCGCACCCTGGCGCCCGACGGCGCCGCGGTGCAACTGGGCCGCGACGGCGATTACGTCGTCGCCACCGTCACCGCGCGCTCGCCATTGCCCGGACTCACCATCGGTGCACGCGCGGTGGCGGCGCTCGAGCCGGGCGGCCGCTGA
- a CDS encoding Rv3654c family TadE-like protein: MHARWRRSSRAAADDGAATVLAAVMIAVLLAVTVAAGYLGAAVIARHRAQAAADLSALAAAGRVADGPAAACAHASTVSESMRAHLRSCRVDELDVVVAVEVTIALGRFGVGPAAAVARAGP; encoded by the coding sequence GTGCACGCGCGGTGGCGGCGCTCGAGCCGGGCGGCCGCTGACGACGGCGCGGCCACCGTGCTCGCCGCGGTGATGATCGCGGTGTTGCTGGCCGTCACGGTCGCCGCGGGATATCTCGGCGCGGCGGTGATCGCCCGGCACCGCGCGCAGGCGGCCGCCGACCTGAGCGCGCTGGCCGCGGCCGGCCGGGTCGCCGACGGTCCCGCTGCCGCGTGCGCGCACGCCTCGACGGTGTCCGAGTCGATGCGCGCGCACCTGCGCAGCTGCCGCGTAGATGAGCTCGATGTCGTTGTGGCAGTGGAGGTCACGATCGCATTGGGCCGCTTCGGGGTCGGGCCGGCCGCTGCCGTCGCGCGCGCCGGACCCTAG
- a CDS encoding PAS domain-containing protein, giving the protein MVHDWLLVETLGDEPVVVAQGRRTVNLVPISALLRRNPHLMAIQTAIGETVRAGQGLSSITPKNDRVIRTEVVQMTDGRIHGVHLWIGPPDMEPTERPVPGPLVWDLDRGTATGTPESLLNSGRAPDAEAGPIRTFADDLPTRDLNPSEARVLRMAITREAGAVLCSTWDVTDHSGEPATVGFVIRVVREPQDDGSERLLCRAMNWRSEPDPAATPPDDLAQRILDGLAQPGVQRALIDVPRWTLLKWLDPPPAYFDWRAGMAGDRAVHPEDSGEIDRMAAEFETGTTSGVLRMASDDGWTPVQVTVNRIDVGDGVFAGLAMLRRA; this is encoded by the coding sequence ATGGTCCACGACTGGCTGCTCGTGGAAACGCTGGGCGACGAGCCCGTGGTGGTCGCGCAGGGCAGGCGAACCGTGAACCTGGTCCCGATCAGCGCGCTGTTGAGGCGAAATCCCCACCTCATGGCGATCCAGACCGCCATCGGCGAGACGGTGCGCGCCGGGCAGGGACTGAGCAGCATCACCCCGAAGAACGACCGCGTGATCCGTACCGAGGTCGTGCAGATGACCGACGGGCGGATCCACGGCGTGCACCTGTGGATCGGGCCACCCGACATGGAACCGACCGAGCGGCCGGTGCCCGGTCCGCTGGTATGGGACCTGGACCGCGGCACCGCGACCGGCACTCCGGAGTCGTTGCTCAACAGCGGTCGCGCCCCGGACGCCGAGGCAGGGCCGATCCGCACCTTCGCCGACGACCTGCCCACCCGCGACCTGAACCCCAGCGAAGCCCGGGTGCTGCGCATGGCGATCACCCGCGAAGCCGGTGCCGTGCTGTGCAGCACGTGGGACGTCACCGACCACAGCGGTGAACCGGCCACCGTCGGCTTCGTGATCCGGGTGGTGCGCGAACCGCAGGACGACGGTTCGGAGCGACTGCTGTGCCGCGCGATGAACTGGCGCAGCGAGCCGGACCCGGCCGCCACCCCGCCGGATGACCTCGCGCAGCGGATCCTCGACGGGCTCGCGCAGCCCGGCGTGCAGCGGGCGCTGATCGATGTGCCGCGCTGGACCCTGCTCAAGTGGCTGGACCCGCCGCCGGCGTACTTCGACTGGCGCGCCGGTATGGCGGGTGACCGCGCCGTGCACCCCGAGGACAGTGGCGAAATCGACCGCATGGCAGCCGAATTCGAGACGGGTACGACATCGGGCGTGCTGCGGATGGCGTCGGACGACGGATGGACACCCGTGCAGGTGACGGTCAACCGGATCGACGTCGGCGACGGCGTGTTCGCCGGCCTGGCGATGCTGCGCCGCGCCTAG
- a CDS encoding DEAD/DEAH box helicase, with the protein MADFGRELLACAVDGTGAGGSDPLRHVADLPPRAGRPRGWPQWADPDVVRAFHDRGIEAPWSHQVAAAELARDGRHVVLSTGTASGKSLAYQLPILTALKTDPRARVLYLSPTKALGHDQLRNAVALTEAVPLPDVAPCSYDGDSPTDVRRFARERSRWIFSNPDMIHLSLLRNHARWAVFLRNLRFVVIDECHYYRGIFGSNVAMVLRRLLRLCVRYSPDRSMPTVIFASATTASPGQTASELIGQTVAEVTEDGSPQGARTVALWEPPLLEDLVGENGAPVRRSAGAEAASVMADLVAEGARMLTFVRSRRGAELTALGARGRLEEIAPDLVDRVASYRAGYLAEDRRALERALTDGELRGLATTNALELGVDIAGLDAVVLAGFPGTVTSFWQQAGRSGRRGQSALIVLIARDDPLDTYLVHHPAALLDKPIERVVIDPTNPYVLGPQLLCAAAELPLTDAEVRMWDAESVADALVDDGLLRRRANGYFPTPGMDPHPAVDIRGSAGGQIAILEAGTGRMLGSTGAGQAPASVHPGAVYLHQGESYLVDSLSFEDGVAFVHAEDPGYTTSARELTDIAVTGEGERKTFGAVTVGLVPVSVSNTVTGYLRRQLSGEVIDFVELDMPTRTLDTTAVMCTITPEALQRNGLDLLHLPGALHAAEHAAIGLLPLVASCDRGDIGGVSTAVGPEQGLPTIFVYDGYPGGAGFADRGYRKLATWWAATADAIEACDCPAGCPSCVQSPKCGNGNDPLDKAGAVRVLRLVLDEIAGRPL; encoded by the coding sequence ATGGCTGATTTCGGCCGCGAGCTGCTTGCCTGCGCGGTCGACGGCACCGGCGCCGGCGGGTCGGATCCCTTGCGGCACGTCGCAGATCTGCCCCCGCGGGCCGGCCGGCCGCGCGGCTGGCCGCAGTGGGCGGATCCAGATGTGGTGCGGGCGTTCCATGATCGCGGTATCGAGGCCCCGTGGTCGCATCAGGTCGCCGCCGCCGAACTCGCCCGCGACGGCCGCCACGTGGTGCTGAGCACCGGCACCGCGTCGGGCAAGTCGCTGGCCTACCAGTTGCCGATATTGACGGCGTTGAAGACCGATCCGCGGGCCCGTGTGCTGTACCTGTCGCCGACCAAGGCGCTGGGCCACGACCAACTCCGGAATGCGGTGGCGCTCACCGAAGCCGTGCCACTGCCCGATGTCGCACCGTGCTCGTATGACGGGGACAGCCCCACCGACGTACGCCGTTTCGCGCGCGAGCGGTCGCGCTGGATCTTCTCCAACCCCGACATGATCCATCTGTCGCTGTTGCGCAACCACGCGCGTTGGGCGGTGTTCCTGCGCAACCTGCGCTTCGTGGTGATCGACGAATGCCATTACTACCGAGGCATTTTCGGCTCCAACGTCGCAATGGTGCTGCGTCGCCTGCTGCGCCTGTGCGTGCGGTACTCCCCCGACCGATCGATGCCGACGGTGATCTTCGCCAGTGCCACGACCGCGTCGCCGGGCCAGACCGCTTCGGAGTTGATCGGCCAGACCGTGGCCGAGGTGACCGAGGACGGTTCACCGCAGGGCGCGCGCACGGTGGCGTTGTGGGAGCCGCCGCTTCTCGAGGATCTCGTCGGCGAGAACGGCGCGCCGGTACGGCGTTCGGCCGGCGCGGAGGCGGCCAGCGTGATGGCCGACCTCGTCGCCGAGGGCGCGCGGATGCTGACGTTCGTGCGGTCGCGGCGCGGCGCGGAACTGACCGCGCTGGGGGCGCGGGGCCGGCTCGAGGAGATCGCACCGGACCTCGTCGACCGGGTCGCGTCCTACCGCGCCGGCTATCTGGCCGAGGACCGCCGCGCGCTCGAACGTGCGCTGACAGACGGGGAACTGCGCGGGCTGGCGACGACGAACGCGCTGGAGTTGGGCGTCGACATCGCCGGCCTCGACGCCGTCGTGCTCGCGGGCTTCCCGGGCACCGTCACCTCGTTCTGGCAGCAGGCCGGTCGTTCGGGCCGGCGCGGCCAGAGCGCGCTGATCGTGCTGATCGCCCGCGACGACCCGCTCGACACGTATCTGGTGCACCACCCGGCGGCGCTGCTCGACAAGCCGATCGAACGCGTCGTCATCGACCCGACGAACCCCTACGTTCTCGGGCCCCAACTGCTCTGCGCGGCGGCCGAACTGCCGCTGACCGACGCCGAGGTCCGCATGTGGGATGCCGAGTCGGTGGCCGACGCGCTCGTCGACGACGGCCTGCTGCGCAGGCGCGCCAACGGTTACTTCCCCACCCCGGGCATGGATCCCCATCCGGCCGTGGACATCCGCGGGTCGGCCGGCGGGCAGATCGCGATCCTGGAGGCCGGCACCGGGCGCATGCTGGGCAGCACCGGGGCAGGCCAGGCGCCGGCGTCCGTGCACCCCGGCGCCGTGTATCTCCATCAGGGCGAGAGTTATCTCGTCGATTCGCTGAGTTTCGAGGACGGCGTCGCGTTCGTACACGCAGAGGACCCCGGATACACCACCTCCGCGCGGGAACTGACCGACATCGCGGTCACCGGGGAAGGGGAGCGAAAGACGTTCGGCGCGGTTACTGTTGGGCTCGTTCCGGTGTCGGTCAGCAACACGGTGACCGGGTACCTGCGCAGGCAACTGAGCGGTGAGGTGATCGACTTCGTCGAACTCGACATGCCGACCCGCACGCTGGACACCACCGCGGTGATGTGCACGATCACTCCAGAGGCGTTGCAGCGCAACGGACTCGATTTGCTCCACCTGCCGGGAGCGCTGCACGCCGCAGAACACGCGGCCATCGGGCTGCTGCCGCTGGTCGCCAGCTGCGACCGCGGCGACATCGGCGGGGTGTCGACGGCTGTCGGGCCGGAGCAGGGCCTGCCGACGATCTTCGTCTACGACGGCTACCCCGGCGGGGCGGGCTTCGCCGACCGCGGCTACCGCAAACTCGCCACGTGGTGGGCAGCAACGGCCGATGCGATCGAGGCCTGTGACTGCCCGGCCGGCTGCCCGTCGTGCGTGCAGTCGCCGAAGTGCGGAAACGGCAATGACCCGTTGGACAAGGCAGGCGCGGTCCGGGTGCTGCGGTTGGTGCTCGACGAGATTGCTGGCCGTCCGCTCTGA
- a CDS encoding cold-shock protein: MPQGTVKWFNAEKGFGFIAPEDGSADVFVHYTEIQGSGFRTLEENQKVEFEVGQSPKGPQATGVRAV, from the coding sequence ATGCCACAGGGAACTGTGAAGTGGTTCAACGCGGAGAAGGGCTTCGGCTTCATCGCCCCGGAGGACGGCTCCGCTGACGTATTTGTCCACTACACGGAAATTCAGGGCAGCGGCTTCCGCACCCTGGAGGAGAACCAGAAGGTCGAGTTCGAGGTTGGCCAGAGCCCCAAGGGGCCGCAGGCCACGGGTGTCCGGGCCGTCTAG
- the topA gene encoding type I DNA topoisomerase: MADEDRGSGRNGNVRRLVIVESPTKARKIASYLGSNYIVESSRGHIRDLPRNAADVPAKYKSEPWARLGVDVDHNFEPLYIISPEKKSTVAELKDLLKDVDELYLATDGDREGEAIAWHLLETLKPRVPVKRMVFHEITEPAIRAAAEDPRDLDNDLVDAQETRRILDRLYGYEVSPVLWKKVAPKLSAGRVQSVATRIIVQRERERMAFRSAGYWDVTAELDASVSDAQASPPTFTAKLNTVDGRRVATGRDFDSLGAVRKPDEVLVLDEAGATALASGLRGAQLSVSSVEQKPYTRRPYPPFMTSTLQQEAGRKLRFSSERTMSIAQRLYENGYITYMRTDSTTLSQSAIDAARNQARQLYGEEYLHPSPRQYTRKVKNAQEAHEAIRPAGDVFQTPGQLHSALDTDEFRLYELIWQRTVASQMADARGTTLSLRIGGTASSGEQVVFNASGRTITFPGFLKAYVESIDELAGGESDDAESRLPNLTQGQRVDAKELTADGHTTSPPARYTEASLIKALEDLGIGRPSTYSSIIKTIQDRGYVVKRGSALVPSWVAFAVIGLLEQHFSRLVDYGFTAAMEDELDAIASGSERRTNWLNNFYFGGDHGVEDSIARAGGLKKLVGVNLEEIDAREVNSIKLFDDDQGRPIYVRVGKNGPYLERMIVDPDNADGELKPQRANLKEGLTPDELTLELAEKLFATPQEGRSLGIDPATGHEIVAKDGRYGPYVTEVLPEPPEDPDAGTTAKKGKKPTGPKPRTGSLLRSMDLETVTLDDALRLLSLPRVVGVDPNTNEEITAQNGRYGPYLKRGTDSRSLATEEQMFDITLEEALKIYSEPKRRGGQRAAAPPLRELGNDPASGKPMVIKDGRFGPYVTDGETNASLRKGDDVLSITDERAAELLADRRARGPVKRTKKAAAKKSPAKKAAKKAAKKS, from the coding sequence GTGGCAGACGAGGACCGCGGTAGCGGCCGCAACGGCAACGTGCGGCGGCTCGTCATAGTCGAGTCGCCGACCAAGGCGCGCAAAATCGCCAGTTATCTGGGCTCCAACTACATCGTCGAATCGTCCCGCGGCCACATCCGCGACCTGCCGCGCAACGCCGCTGACGTGCCCGCCAAGTACAAGTCCGAGCCGTGGGCCCGCCTCGGGGTGGACGTCGACCACAACTTCGAGCCGCTCTACATCATCAGCCCGGAGAAGAAGAGCACCGTCGCCGAGCTGAAGGACCTGCTCAAGGACGTCGACGAGCTGTACCTGGCCACGGACGGCGACCGCGAGGGCGAGGCCATCGCCTGGCACCTGCTCGAAACCCTCAAGCCCCGCGTCCCGGTCAAGCGGATGGTGTTCCACGAGATCACCGAGCCCGCGATCCGCGCCGCCGCCGAGGACCCCCGCGACCTGGACAACGACCTGGTCGACGCGCAGGAGACGCGCCGCATCCTGGACCGGCTGTACGGCTACGAGGTCAGCCCGGTGCTGTGGAAGAAGGTCGCGCCGAAGCTGTCGGCGGGCCGGGTGCAGTCGGTGGCGACGCGCATCATCGTGCAGCGCGAACGCGAGCGGATGGCGTTCCGCAGCGCCGGCTACTGGGATGTCACGGCCGAACTCGACGCCAGCGTCTCCGATGCGCAGGCGTCACCGCCGACATTCACGGCCAAGCTGAACACCGTCGACGGTCGCCGCGTGGCGACCGGGCGCGATTTCGACTCGTTGGGCGCGGTGCGCAAGCCCGACGAGGTGCTGGTGCTCGACGAGGCCGGCGCCACCGCGCTGGCGTCGGGGCTGCGCGGCGCGCAGCTGTCGGTGTCGTCGGTGGAGCAGAAGCCCTACACCCGCAGGCCGTACCCGCCGTTCATGACCTCCACGTTGCAGCAGGAGGCGGGCCGCAAGCTGCGGTTCTCGTCGGAGCGCACGATGAGCATCGCGCAGCGGCTCTACGAGAACGGCTACATCACTTATATGCGTACCGACTCGACCACGTTGTCGCAGTCGGCCATCGACGCCGCGCGCAATCAGGCGCGTCAGCTCTACGGCGAGGAGTACCTGCACCCGTCGCCGCGGCAGTACACCCGCAAGGTGAAGAACGCGCAGGAGGCGCACGAGGCGATCCGCCCCGCCGGCGACGTGTTCCAGACCCCCGGCCAGCTGCACAGCGCGCTCGACACCGACGAGTTCCGGCTCTACGAGCTGATCTGGCAGCGCACCGTGGCCTCGCAGATGGCCGACGCGCGCGGCACGACGCTGTCGCTGCGCATCGGCGGGACGGCCAGTTCCGGTGAGCAGGTGGTGTTCAACGCCAGCGGCCGCACCATCACGTTCCCCGGCTTCCTGAAGGCCTACGTCGAGAGCATCGACGAGCTGGCCGGCGGCGAATCCGACGACGCCGAGAGCAGGCTGCCGAATCTGACGCAGGGCCAGCGCGTCGACGCCAAGGAGCTGACCGCCGACGGGCACACCACCTCGCCGCCCGCCCGCTACACCGAAGCGTCGCTGATCAAGGCGCTCGAAGACCTCGGCATCGGCCGGCCGTCGACGTACTCGTCGATCATCAAGACCATCCAGGACCGCGGCTACGTCGTGAAGCGTGGCAGCGCGCTGGTGCCGTCCTGGGTGGCGTTCGCCGTCATCGGGTTGCTCGAGCAGCATTTCAGCCGGCTCGTCGACTACGGGTTCACCGCCGCGATGGAAGACGAGCTCGACGCGATCGCTTCTGGCAGCGAGCGAAGGACGAACTGGCTCAACAACTTCTACTTCGGCGGCGATCACGGCGTCGAGGACTCGATCGCCAGGGCGGGTGGGCTCAAGAAGCTCGTCGGCGTCAACCTCGAAGAGATCGACGCGCGAGAAGTCAACTCCATCAAGCTGTTCGACGACGATCAGGGCCGTCCGATCTACGTGCGGGTGGGCAAGAACGGTCCGTACCTGGAACGGATGATCGTCGACCCCGACAATGCCGACGGTGAGCTCAAACCGCAGCGGGCGAACCTCAAGGAGGGGCTGACCCCCGACGAGCTGACCCTCGAGTTGGCCGAAAAGCTTTTCGCCACACCGCAAGAGGGCCGCTCGCTGGGTATCGACCCGGCCACCGGCCACGAGATCGTCGCCAAGGACGGCCGTTACGGGCCGTACGTCACCGAGGTGCTGCCCGAACCGCCGGAGGATCCCGATGCGGGGACGACGGCGAAGAAGGGCAAGAAGCCGACGGGACCCAAGCCGCGCACGGGTTCGCTGCTGCGGTCGATGGACCTGGAGACGGTGACGCTGGACGACGCGTTGCGACTGTTGTCGCTGCCGCGGGTCGTCGGCGTCGATCCGAACACCAATGAGGAGATCACCGCGCAGAACGGTCGCTACGGGCCATACCTCAAGCGCGGCACCGACTCTCGGTCGTTGGCCACCGAAGAGCAGATGTTCGACATCACGCTCGAAGAGGCGCTTAAGATCTACTCCGAGCCCAAACGCCGTGGCGGACAACGGGCTGCGGCCCCGCCGCTGCGCGAGCTGGGCAACGACCCGGCCTCCGGCAAGCCGATGGTGATCAAGGACGGCCGGTTCGGCCCGTACGTGACCGACGGTGAAACCAACGCCAGCCTGCGCAAGGGCGACGACGTGCTGTCGATCACCGACGAGCGCGCCGCCGAACTGCTCGCCGACCGCCGCGCGCGGGGTCCGGTCAAGCGGACGAAGAAGGCCGCCGCCAAGAAGTCGCCGGCGAAGAAGGCCGCGAAGAAAGCGGCGAAGAAGAGCTAG